One segment of Pleomorphomonas sp. PLEO DNA contains the following:
- a CDS encoding winged helix-turn-helix transcriptional regulator gives MNPSYDVFDDRCPTRMVLDRLADKWALLVLDRLHDGPVRFNHLRHDIRGLSQKVLSQTLKRLVRDGLIERTVRPTVPVSVDYALTPLGHTLTETVAAFAHWAERNMDAVLAAQAAYDANNASS, from the coding sequence ATGAACCCCTCTTACGACGTCTTCGACGATCGCTGTCCAACCCGCATGGTCCTCGACCGATTGGCCGACAAATGGGCGCTTCTGGTGCTGGACCGGTTGCATGACGGCCCGGTGCGCTTCAATCATCTCCGACATGACATTCGGGGCTTGTCGCAGAAAGTTTTGTCGCAGACTCTGAAGCGACTGGTGCGGGACGGTCTTATAGAACGCACCGTCCGTCCAACCGTTCCCGTCAGCGTGGACTATGCGCTGACCCCGCTTGGCCACACACTGACGGAGACGGTCGCCGCGTTCGCTCATTGGGCGGAGCGCAACATGGACGCGGTCCTCGCAGCCCAGGCCGCATATGATGCTAACAACGCGTCCAGCTAG
- a CDS encoding metallophosphoesterase produces MRIAILSDIHGNADAFAAVLDDLNSRSVDATICLGDHLSGPLEARRTAEMLMTSSIACIAGNHDRALVSTPRAEMGLSDGHAYDQLSGAHIAWLKGLPASLSVGPVIAWHGTPASDLEYWLETVEGGRMRLADRDLVEARANTPVGTIGPSSLLLCGHTHMPRIVRLKSGAVVVNPGSVGLQGYTDDAPVHIMQVGAPEARYAVAEQRYAGWAVVHYAVPYDTANVVRLAREAGRPEWASALESGWIA; encoded by the coding sequence ATGCGTATTGCCATTCTCTCAGACATTCATGGTAACGCCGATGCGTTTGCGGCGGTGCTCGACGATCTCAACAGCCGCTCAGTGGACGCCACGATTTGTCTTGGCGACCATCTGTCGGGACCGCTCGAAGCCCGGCGCACGGCTGAGATGCTGATGACCTCTTCGATTGCCTGTATTGCCGGCAACCACGATCGTGCGCTGGTGAGCACGCCCCGGGCGGAGATGGGGCTGTCGGATGGTCACGCCTATGACCAGCTTTCCGGCGCTCATATCGCCTGGCTGAAGGGACTCCCGGCCTCTCTATCGGTTGGTCCGGTGATCGCCTGGCACGGCACGCCGGCCTCCGACCTTGAGTATTGGCTGGAGACGGTAGAGGGCGGCCGCATGCGGCTGGCCGACCGCGATCTGGTGGAAGCTCGGGCAAACACTCCCGTGGGCACCATCGGACCATCGAGCTTGCTTTTGTGCGGCCACACTCACATGCCGCGAATCGTTCGACTGAAATCCGGGGCTGTCGTCGTCAACCCCGGCAGCGTCGGTCTGCAAGGCTACACCGACGACGCGCCAGTGCACATCATGCAGGTGGGCGCGCCCGAGGCCCGTTACGCGGTTGCCGAGCAGCGCTATGCCGGTTGGGCCGTGGTGCACTACGCCGTGCCTTACGACACGGCCAATGTCGTCCGCCTCGCCCGCGAGGCCGGCCGGCCCGAGTGGGCCTCGGCACTCGAAAGCGGCTGGATCGCCTGA
- a CDS encoding single-stranded DNA-binding protein yields the protein MAGSVNKVILIGNLGRDPEVRRMGSGDAVVNLRIATSENWRDRQSGERKERTEWHSVVIFNENLAKVAEQYLKKGSKVYIEGQLQTRKWTDQSGQERYSTEVVLQRFRGELTILDSRGGEGGGRGEGDFGDAGSDYGSSGPMERAPAKSSGGGRPQGGGAPASNFSSDLDDDIPF from the coding sequence ATGGCAGGCAGCGTCAACAAGGTCATCCTGATCGGCAATCTCGGACGTGATCCCGAGGTGCGGCGGATGGGGTCGGGCGATGCCGTGGTCAACCTGCGTATCGCGACCTCCGAAAACTGGCGCGACCGTCAGAGCGGCGAGCGCAAGGAACGCACCGAGTGGCACTCGGTGGTGATCTTCAACGAAAATCTGGCCAAGGTCGCCGAGCAGTACCTGAAGAAGGGCTCCAAGGTTTACATCGAGGGGCAGCTTCAGACCCGCAAGTGGACTGACCAGTCCGGCCAAGAGCGCTATTCCACGGAAGTGGTGCTGCAGCGCTTCCGTGGCGAACTGACCATTCTCGACAGTCGTGGCGGCGAAGGTGGTGGCCGCGGCGAGGGCGATTTTGGCGATGCCGGTTCGGATTACGGCTCCTCCGGCCCGATGGAACGCGCTCCTGCCAAGTCGTCGGGCGGTGGGCGTCCCCAGGGTGGCGGCGCTCCGGCCTCCAACTTCTCGTCCGACCTCGACGACGACATCCCGTTCTGA
- the folB gene encoding dihydroneopterin aldolase, which translates to MSDHIRVHRLAVFARHGVLTEEAAIGQRFFISFDAVVDTRAAGESDDLTKSVSYADMADVAVGIATTRRFNLLEALAEAIAGNILANFPLVEAITVRVDKPSAPVQHVLDNVSVEITRSRANA; encoded by the coding sequence ATGAGCGACCATATTCGCGTCCACCGGCTCGCCGTCTTCGCCCGCCACGGCGTACTGACTGAAGAGGCGGCGATCGGCCAGCGCTTCTTCATCTCATTTGACGCGGTGGTCGATACGCGTGCCGCCGGGGAAAGCGACGACCTGACGAAGTCGGTGTCCTACGCCGACATGGCCGACGTTGCCGTCGGCATCGCCACCACGCGGCGCTTCAATCTGCTGGAAGCCCTGGCAGAGGCGATCGCCGGCAACATTCTGGCAAACTTCCCGCTCGTCGAGGCGATCACCGTCCGTGTCGACAAGCCGTCGGCACCGGTACAGCATGTGCTCGACAATGTGTCGGTGGAGATCACCCGGAGCCGCGCCAATGCCTAG
- a CDS encoding zinc-dependent alcohol dehydrogenase family protein, translating into MRAIFYELFGQRPEIRTLPDPTPEPHGLVLKVEASGICRSDWHGWMGHDPDIALPHVPGHEFAGRVVAVGRDVTRFREGERVTMPFVAGCGRCPECGSGNQQVCRNQTQPGFTHWGSFAEYVGVHHADDNVVALPDDIDFPTAASLGCRFATSFRAVVDQGRVRGGEWVAVHGCGGVGLSAIMIAAAMGANVIAIDIADDKLEFAKTIGAMAVINGRTTPDVAGAVRDLTGGGAHLSIDALGHRVTARNSILGLKRRGRHVQVGLMLGDDAEAPIPMARIIGWELEVYGSHGMQAWRYGDMLAMIAAGKLAPQKLINRHVGLDEAIDLLIGMDRSQETGINVITRFG; encoded by the coding sequence ATGCGCGCGATTTTCTATGAGCTCTTCGGCCAACGGCCGGAAATCCGCACCCTGCCCGATCCGACGCCAGAGCCACACGGCCTGGTGTTGAAGGTGGAAGCGTCTGGCATTTGCCGCTCCGACTGGCATGGCTGGATGGGTCACGACCCCGACATCGCGCTGCCGCATGTGCCAGGCCATGAATTCGCCGGTCGTGTCGTTGCCGTCGGTCGCGACGTCACCCGCTTCCGAGAGGGCGAGCGCGTCACCATGCCCTTCGTCGCCGGCTGCGGCCGTTGCCCGGAATGCGGCTCTGGCAATCAGCAGGTCTGCCGCAATCAGACGCAGCCCGGCTTCACCCACTGGGGTTCATTTGCCGAATATGTCGGCGTGCACCACGCCGACGACAACGTGGTGGCGTTGCCCGACGATATCGACTTCCCAACTGCCGCCAGCCTCGGTTGCCGGTTTGCCACCTCGTTCCGCGCGGTGGTCGATCAGGGGCGGGTACGCGGCGGTGAATGGGTGGCAGTGCATGGCTGCGGCGGCGTCGGCCTATCGGCCATCATGATCGCGGCGGCGATGGGCGCCAATGTGATCGCCATCGACATTGCCGATGACAAGTTGGAATTCGCCAAGACCATCGGCGCCATGGCGGTCATCAACGGCCGGACCACGCCGGACGTTGCCGGCGCCGTCCGCGACCTGACAGGTGGCGGTGCGCATCTGTCGATTGATGCGCTTGGTCATCGGGTCACCGCGCGCAACTCCATCCTCGGGCTCAAGCGGCGCGGTCGCCATGTTCAGGTCGGCCTGATGCTCGGTGACGACGCAGAAGCCCCGATCCCCATGGCCCGCATCATCGGCTGGGAGCTGGAAGTCTATGGCAGCCATGGCATGCAGGCTTGGCGCTATGGCGACATGCTCGCGATGATCGCCGCCGGCAAACTCGCACCGCAGAAGCTGATCAACCGCCACGTCGGGCTCGACGAGGCCATCGATCTGCTCATCGGGATGGACCGGTCACAGGAGACCGGCATTAACGTCATCACCCGCTTTGGCTGA
- the folK gene encoding 2-amino-4-hydroxy-6-hydroxymethyldihydropteridine diphosphokinase, with protein MPRAALSLGGNIGDVQATIANALDLLETAGVDVVARSSNYRTRPWGKTDQPDFTNVSAVVETTLPPLELLTICLEVERQLGRVRHERWGPRVIDIDIAAYEGVRMDTPELTLPHRHAHERGFVLIPLAEIAPDLLIGDRTVAELAARFANDPIEKLGRAGGLP; from the coding sequence ATGCCTAGGGCAGCGCTCAGCCTCGGCGGCAACATTGGCGACGTGCAAGCCACCATCGCAAACGCGCTGGACCTGCTGGAGACGGCGGGTGTGGATGTGGTCGCGCGTTCATCGAATTATCGCACCCGTCCCTGGGGCAAGACCGATCAGCCAGATTTCACCAACGTCTCGGCCGTAGTAGAAACCACCCTCCCCCCGCTGGAGCTGCTCACCATTTGCCTCGAGGTGGAGCGCCAGCTTGGCCGCGTCCGCCACGAGCGCTGGGGGCCGCGCGTCATCGACATCGACATCGCCGCCTATGAGGGCGTGCGCATGGATACCCCCGAGTTGACGCTCCCGCATCGCCACGCCCACGAGCGCGGCTTCGTCCTAATACCTCTTGCCGAGATCGCGCCGGACCTCTTGATTGGCGACAGGACGGTCGCCGAGCTGGCGGCCCGATTCGCGAACGATCCGATCGAAAAGCTCGGACGCGCCGGAGGCCTGCCATGA
- the uvrA gene encoding excinuclease ABC subunit UvrA, producing the protein MPNKPTSIFDQARRSLSVRGAREHNLKNIDVDLPRDSLIVMTGLSGSGKSSLAFDTIYAEGQRRYVESLSAYARQFLDMMQKPDVDQIDGLSPAISIEQKTTSRNPRSTVGTVTEIYDYMRLLFARVGIPYSPATGLPIESQTISQMVDRTLELPEGTRLYLLAPMIRGRKGEYRKEFADLQKKGFQRVKVDGSFYPIEEVPALDKKIKHDIDIVVDRIVVKPDLTARLADSFQTALALADGIAILEIAEIAEGESEPRRITFSEKFACPVSGFTISEIEPRLFSFNNPFGACPKCDGLGTELKFEAELVVPDDSLSLRGGCVLPWAKTGASSPYYAQTLEAICRHFKASMTTPWKDLPQKVRDVILTGSGSEEIAFTYDDGLRTYTTKKPFEGVVGNIERRWKETDSDMVREELGRFQSDHPCETCNGYRLKPEALAVKIAGLHIGQVTQMSIREAVAWFTALPDKLTAKQNEIAVRILKEIRERLRFLNNVGLEYLTMSRASGTLSGGESQRIRLASQIGSGLTGVLYVLDEPSIGLHQRDNDKLIETLKHLRDLGNTVIVVEHDEDAILAADYVLDVGPGAGIHGGKIVSEGTPAEIMADPASLTGQYLSGTLAIPLPDKRRKPQKNKYIRVVGARANNLKDVTADIPIGLFTCVTGVSGGGKSTLLIDTLFKAAARRLNGAREQAAPHDRIEGLEMLDKVIDIDQSPIGRTPRSNPATYTGAFTPIRDWFAGLPEAKARGYGPGRFSFNVKGGRCEACQGDGVLKIEMHFLPDVYVTCDVCKGHRYNRETLEVHFKGKSIADVLDMTVEEACDFFQAVPAIRDKMTALRDVGLGYVKVGQQATTLSGGEAQRVKLAKELSRRATGRTLYILDEPTTGLHFHDVAKLLEMLHELVEQGNTVVIIEHNLEVIKTADWLVDLGPEGGDGGGRIVAAGTPEEVMKVDASYTGRYLRELLDRRPQRRNAAE; encoded by the coding sequence ATGCCGAACAAGCCGACCAGCATTTTCGACCAGGCCCGGCGCTCCCTTTCGGTGCGCGGCGCGCGCGAGCACAATCTCAAGAACATCGACGTCGACCTGCCGCGCGACAGCCTCATCGTCATGACCGGCCTCTCCGGCTCGGGCAAGTCGTCGCTCGCCTTCGACACCATTTATGCCGAGGGCCAGCGCCGCTACGTCGAGAGCCTTTCGGCTTACGCCCGGCAGTTCCTCGACATGATGCAGAAGCCGGACGTCGACCAGATCGACGGTCTGTCGCCGGCCATTTCCATTGAACAGAAGACCACCTCGCGCAATCCACGCTCGACGGTGGGCACCGTCACCGAAATCTACGACTACATGCGCCTGCTGTTCGCGCGCGTCGGCATTCCCTATTCGCCAGCCACCGGCCTGCCGATCGAGAGCCAGACCATCAGCCAGATGGTCGATCGTACTTTGGAATTGCCCGAAGGCACCCGCCTCTACTTGCTGGCGCCGATGATCCGCGGCCGAAAGGGTGAGTATCGCAAGGAGTTCGCCGACCTCCAGAAGAAGGGCTTCCAGCGCGTCAAGGTGGACGGCAGCTTCTATCCGATCGAGGAAGTGCCGGCGCTCGACAAGAAGATCAAGCATGACATCGACATTGTCGTCGACCGTATCGTCGTCAAGCCGGACCTTACCGCTCGCCTCGCCGACAGCTTTCAGACGGCGCTGGCCCTGGCCGACGGTATCGCCATTCTCGAGATCGCCGAGATCGCCGAGGGCGAGAGCGAGCCGCGCCGCATCACCTTCTCGGAAAAGTTCGCCTGTCCGGTCAGCGGCTTCACCATTTCCGAAATCGAGCCGCGCCTGTTCTCCTTCAACAACCCATTCGGCGCCTGCCCCAAGTGCGACGGCCTGGGCACCGAGCTGAAGTTCGAAGCCGAGCTGGTGGTGCCCGACGACAGCTTGTCCCTGCGTGGCGGCTGCGTCCTGCCTTGGGCGAAGACCGGCGCCTCCTCGCCCTATTACGCCCAGACGCTCGAGGCGATTTGCCGCCATTTCAAGGCGTCGATGACGACGCCCTGGAAGGATCTTCCGCAAAAGGTGCGCGACGTCATTCTGACCGGTTCGGGTAGTGAGGAGATCGCCTTCACCTATGACGACGGCCTCAGGACCTACACCACCAAGAAGCCGTTCGAAGGCGTAGTCGGCAACATCGAGCGGCGCTGGAAGGAAACCGATTCCGATATGGTGCGGGAGGAGCTGGGGCGCTTCCAGTCCGACCATCCTTGCGAGACCTGCAACGGCTACCGCCTGAAGCCGGAAGCGCTGGCCGTCAAGATCGCCGGCCTGCACATCGGCCAGGTCACCCAGATGTCGATCCGAGAGGCGGTTGCCTGGTTCACGGCCCTGCCAGACAAGCTGACCGCCAAGCAGAATGAAATCGCCGTTCGCATCCTGAAGGAAATTCGCGAGCGCCTGCGCTTTCTCAACAATGTCGGTCTTGAATACCTGACGATGTCGCGCGCATCGGGCACGCTGTCCGGCGGCGAGAGCCAGCGCATCCGTCTGGCCAGCCAGATCGGTTCCGGCCTGACGGGCGTGCTCTATGTGCTCGACGAGCCGTCCATCGGCCTACACCAGCGCGACAACGACAAGCTGATCGAGACGCTGAAGCACTTGCGCGATCTCGGCAACACGGTGATCGTCGTCGAGCATGACGAGGACGCCATCCTCGCCGCCGATTATGTGCTCGACGTCGGGCCGGGCGCCGGTATCCATGGTGGCAAGATCGTCTCCGAGGGGACGCCGGCCGAAATCATGGCCGATCCGGCCAGCCTCACCGGCCAGTATCTGTCCGGCACCCTTGCCATCCCCCTGCCCGACAAGCGCCGCAAGCCGCAGAAGAACAAATATATCCGTGTCGTCGGTGCGCGGGCCAACAACCTCAAGGACGTTACCGCCGACATCCCCATCGGCCTGTTCACCTGCGTCACCGGCGTATCGGGTGGTGGCAAGTCGACGCTGTTGATCGACACGCTGTTCAAGGCGGCGGCGCGGCGCCTCAACGGCGCCCGCGAGCAGGCGGCACCGCACGACCGCATCGAAGGCCTGGAGATGCTCGACAAGGTGATCGACATCGACCAGTCGCCGATCGGCCGTACGCCGCGCTCCAACCCGGCCACTTACACCGGCGCCTTCACGCCGATCCGCGATTGGTTCGCCGGCCTGCCGGAAGCCAAGGCGCGCGGCTACGGGCCGGGTCGCTTCTCCTTCAACGTCAAGGGCGGCCGCTGCGAAGCCTGTCAGGGCGACGGCGTTCTCAAGATCGAGATGCACTTCCTGCCGGACGTCTACGTGACCTGCGACGTCTGCAAGGGCCATCGCTACAATCGCGAGACGCTGGAGGTTCACTTCAAGGGCAAGTCGATCGCCGACGTGCTCGACATGACGGTGGAGGAAGCCTGCGACTTCTTCCAGGCGGTGCCGGCCATCCGCGACAAGATGACGGCGCTGCGCGACGTCGGCCTCGGCTACGTCAAGGTCGGCCAACAGGCGACGACGCTGTCGGGCGGCGAGGCGCAACGCGTCAAGCTCGCCAAGGAACTGTCGCGCCGGGCAACCGGCCGCACGCTCTACATCCTCGACGAACCGACGACCGGCCTCCACTTCCACGACGTCGCCAAGCTTCTCGAAATGCTGCACGAGCTGGTCGAGCAGGGCAACACGGTGGTGATCATCGAGCACAATCTCGAGGTCATCAAAACTGCCGACTGGTTGGTCGACCTCGGTCCCGAGGGCGGCGACGGCGGCGGTCGCATCGTTGCCGCCGGTACGCCGGAAGAGGTGATGAAGGTGGATGCGAGCTACACCGGCCGCTATCTCCGTGAGCTGCTCGACCGCCGTCCGCAACGACGCAACGCGGCGGAGTGA
- the folP gene encoding dihydropteroate synthase: MVLSLLPDLGKRTLVMGILNVTPDSFSDGGRYSSTEAAFAHARRMKEEGADILDIGGESTRPGATEVSQEEEIARVKPVIERLAAGDFPPISIDTYKAATAEVALRAGAAIVNDVWGLQREPDIASVAAAHGALVIVMHNRFDIDPALDIIEDMKAFFGRSLDIARKAGVPDNHVILDPGVGFGKTLEQNIQAVARVGELKALGYPVLMGTSRKRMIGALIGAERPVAERLYGTVASNVAAILAGADIIRVHDVAAHRDAAAVADAIRKEMR; the protein is encoded by the coding sequence ATGGTCCTCTCCCTCCTGCCCGACCTCGGCAAGCGAACGCTGGTGATGGGCATCCTCAACGTAACGCCCGACAGCTTTTCCGACGGCGGGCGCTATAGCTCGACGGAGGCCGCGTTCGCCCACGCCCGCCGCATGAAGGAGGAGGGGGCCGACATTCTCGATATCGGCGGCGAGTCGACGCGACCGGGCGCCACCGAGGTGTCGCAGGAAGAAGAGATCGCTCGCGTGAAGCCGGTGATCGAGCGCCTGGCCGCCGGCGACTTTCCTCCTATATCCATCGACACCTACAAGGCTGCGACAGCGGAAGTAGCGCTCCGCGCTGGAGCAGCTATCGTCAACGACGTCTGGGGCCTCCAGCGCGAGCCCGACATTGCCTCCGTCGCCGCCGCCCACGGCGCGCTGGTGATCGTCATGCACAATCGGTTCGATATCGATCCGGCGCTCGACATCATCGAGGACATGAAAGCCTTCTTCGGGCGGTCGCTGGACATCGCCCGCAAGGCCGGCGTTCCGGACAATCATGTCATTCTCGATCCAGGTGTCGGCTTCGGGAAGACGCTCGAACAGAACATTCAGGCGGTGGCGCGCGTCGGCGAACTCAAGGCGCTCGGTTATCCGGTGCTGATGGGAACGTCGCGCAAACGGATGATCGGCGCGCTGATTGGCGCCGAGCGGCCGGTTGCCGAGCGGCTCTATGGCACCGTCGCCTCCAACGTCGCCGCCATTCTTGCCGGCGCCGATATCATCCGCGTCCACGATGTCGCCGCCCATCGCGACGCCGCCGCCGTAGCCGACGCCATCAGGAAAGAGATGCGATGA
- a CDS encoding MBL fold metallo-hydrolase, translated as MTDTSTLRILEPAPGVFAYYDGRVPGVRLHSTAANWLDDGAYSLGIASYAIVGGDEALVFDSHISLDHACAVRHHLEGLGVTRFTLVLSHWHDDHVAGNAVFADGPIIAHRLTREALAANRDKLEGGYPPIKPLVLPTDTFDDGLMLTVGGRSVEAMHFAIHSADGVVLWLPDAELLLAGDVVEDTVTYISEVEHTTTHIAELGRLAALPARRILPAHGAPDRIATGGYDGGLITANRDYLSRLVVGEGRDGTPLSAFVAGDVASGRIGYFQPYEVVHAANLKAVAAAGL; from the coding sequence ATGACCGATACGAGCACGCTGCGCATCCTTGAACCAGCGCCGGGCGTGTTCGCCTATTATGATGGGCGCGTGCCCGGCGTCCGCCTGCACTCCACAGCTGCGAACTGGCTTGACGACGGCGCCTACAGTCTCGGCATCGCCTCCTATGCCATCGTCGGAGGCGACGAGGCGCTGGTCTTCGATAGTCATATCTCGCTCGACCACGCCTGTGCCGTTCGCCACCATCTTGAAGGACTCGGTGTCACGCGCTTCACCTTGGTGCTGAGCCACTGGCACGACGACCATGTTGCAGGAAATGCCGTCTTTGCGGACGGGCCAATTATCGCCCACCGTCTGACCCGCGAAGCGCTTGCCGCCAACCGCGACAAACTCGAAGGTGGCTACCCGCCGATCAAACCGCTGGTGTTGCCGACCGATACGTTCGACGACGGTCTGATGCTCACTGTTGGCGGCCGTAGCGTCGAGGCCATGCATTTCGCCATCCACAGTGCCGACGGAGTCGTGCTGTGGCTGCCCGACGCCGAGCTGCTTCTCGCTGGCGATGTGGTCGAGGACACCGTGACCTACATTTCCGAGGTGGAACACACGACGACGCATATCGCCGAACTCGGGCGGCTCGCTGCCCTCCCTGCCCGGCGCATCCTGCCGGCCCACGGTGCGCCCGACCGGATCGCGACTGGCGGCTACGACGGAGGCCTCATCACGGCCAACCGCGACTATCTCTCACGACTTGTCGTTGGCGAGGGGCGCGACGGCACGCCACTCTCCGCCTTCGTTGCCGGTGACGTGGCCTCCGGCCGGATCGGCTATTTTCAGCCCTACGAGGTGGTACACGCGGCCAATCTCAAGGCTGTCGCAGCGGCCGGGCTCTGA
- a CDS encoding (5-formylfuran-3-yl)methyl phosphate synthase produces the protein MTALQVTVATTEEAQAAIAAGVTMMFAAGSVAGLPAPLSVAELRAILALAGERAEVVAAAGNLTPEGLADLAATGVAALVLPVPDGDAGAALLSRIGRSMATSVKLIAAFPPEAGPDFDLMPVAAIAGFSGVWLSAPETPDGLTKAVKLADIARFIASARRSKLTVALTGGLRVVDVGTLLPLRPDHLGFRAAVSENEDPAKPLDPARIRAVAAAFAIHTSHVEPEA, from the coding sequence ATGACTGCTCTTCAGGTAACTGTCGCCACGACCGAGGAGGCGCAAGCGGCCATCGCTGCCGGCGTCACGATGATGTTCGCCGCCGGTAGTGTCGCGGGATTGCCGGCCCCTCTTTCGGTGGCCGAGCTGCGGGCTATCCTGGCCCTTGCCGGCGAACGGGCCGAGGTGGTCGCCGCGGCCGGGAATCTCACGCCCGAGGGGCTGGCCGATCTCGCCGCGACCGGCGTCGCCGCGCTGGTCTTGCCTGTGCCGGACGGTGACGCCGGGGCGGCGCTTCTGTCGCGGATCGGTCGGTCGATGGCAACCAGCGTCAAGCTGATTGCCGCCTTTCCTCCCGAGGCGGGGCCGGACTTCGATCTCATGCCCGTGGCAGCCATCGCAGGTTTTTCCGGCGTCTGGCTTTCAGCCCCCGAGACACCGGACGGGCTGACGAAAGCCGTCAAACTCGCCGACATTGCCCGCTTCATCGCCTCAGCGCGCCGATCGAAGCTGACCGTTGCCCTCACCGGCGGTCTGCGTGTCGTCGATGTCGGCACGCTGTTGCCGCTGCGACCCGACCATCTCGGATTCCGAGCTGCCGTATCGGAGAATGAAGATCCGGCCAAGCCGCTCGATCCGGCGCGCATCCGCGCCGTCGCCGCGGCCTTTGCCATCCACACCAGCCACGTTGAGCCAGAAGCGTAA
- a CDS encoding metallopeptidase family protein, with amino-acid sequence MKLFGGGAKFAWKDLKAPELDDFEAMAAEAYAALPADFRALTGEIEIRVADFPDEDVVKEMELESDFDILGLFVGTGLAHDAAVPETGRLPNRIWLYRRPILDYWAEHEETLGDIVSHVLVHEIGHHFGLSDDDIDDIEDNEP; translated from the coding sequence ATGAAGCTCTTCGGCGGTGGTGCGAAATTCGCCTGGAAGGACCTGAAAGCGCCGGAGCTCGACGACTTCGAGGCCATGGCAGCCGAAGCCTATGCCGCGCTTCCGGCCGATTTCCGGGCGCTGACCGGCGAAATCGAGATCCGCGTGGCCGACTTTCCCGATGAGGACGTCGTCAAGGAAATGGAGCTCGAGAGCGATTTTGACATTCTCGGCCTGTTTGTCGGTACCGGTCTTGCCCACGACGCCGCGGTGCCGGAGACAGGTCGCCTGCCCAACCGCATCTGGCTCTATCGTCGCCCCATTCTCGACTATTGGGCCGAGCATGAGGAGACGCTTGGCGACATCGTCAGCCATGTGCTCGTTCATGAGATCGGCCACCATTTTGGCCTGAGCGACGACGACATAGATGACATCGAGGACAACGAGCCATGA
- a CDS encoding SDR family oxidoreductase, protein MAGKILVLGATGNIGRPLIKALMARGEAVKAASRSGKPVDGAEGVVFDVVDPMTFPTAFEGVDRAFVMLPGGYTEAKALLLPVIEAAATRGVKVVLLSVLGVDADDSIPYRQAEIALEKSGVRWVVLRPNWFTDNFINYWKPGIAAAGVIAVPAADGKSSFIDVRDIADSAAAALTTDRFDGKAFNLTGPQALGYAEAAALISDAIGKPVSYLAVDDDAFVGALVGAGVPEVYARFLASIFYPVRQGWTAVVTDDVRTLTGHPARAVTAWVKENAEALKG, encoded by the coding sequence ATGGCTGGCAAGATTCTGGTTCTGGGTGCCACCGGCAACATCGGGCGGCCGCTCATCAAGGCGCTGATGGCACGCGGTGAGGCGGTCAAGGCGGCGTCGCGTAGCGGCAAGCCGGTCGACGGTGCCGAGGGTGTGGTTTTCGACGTGGTCGATCCCATGACCTTTCCCACCGCCTTCGAGGGCGTCGATCGTGCCTTCGTCATGCTGCCGGGCGGCTATACGGAGGCCAAGGCGCTGCTGCTGCCGGTCATTGAGGCGGCTGCGACGCGTGGCGTGAAAGTGGTGTTGCTATCGGTGCTCGGCGTTGACGCCGACGATTCCATTCCCTACCGCCAAGCGGAAATCGCGCTCGAGAAATCTGGCGTGCGGTGGGTCGTTCTACGCCCCAACTGGTTCACCGATAATTTCATCAATTACTGGAAGCCCGGCATTGCTGCGGCGGGCGTCATTGCCGTGCCGGCCGCCGACGGCAAATCGAGCTTCATCGACGTCCGCGATATCGCCGACAGCGCGGCCGCCGCGCTGACGACGGATCGTTTCGACGGCAAGGCGTTCAATCTCACTGGTCCCCAGGCGCTCGGATATGCCGAGGCCGCCGCGTTGATCTCCGATGCCATCGGCAAGCCGGTATCCTACCTTGCTGTTGACGATGATGCCTTCGTCGGCGCCCTCGTCGGTGCCGGGGTACCGGAGGTCTACGCCCGCTTCCTCGCTTCAATCTTCTATCCGGTTCGCCAAGGCTGGACGGCCGTCGTCACCGACGATGTGCGGACGTTGACCGGCCATCCGGCGCGCGCGGTTACCGCGTGGGTGAAGGAGAATGCCGAGGCGTTGAAGGGCTGA